In Maridesulfovibrio sp., the genomic stretch TGCGGCAACCATAATATCTGTCTCATTCGGCAAGCGGCAGACCGGTTATGCCGGAGAAATATTCAGCAGTGCCATTGTGGGCATGCTGGCTATAAGTCTGCTTCTTGTTATAGGGCAGAGTCTCTATCTGGAGTCAATTACCAATATATTGACTAAAGAGCCATCGCTGCGACCGTTGGTCTATGATTTTCTGGAAGAGCTTGTTTACGGCGCGCCGTTGATTATCCTGCCGCTGGGGTTGGTTTACAGTCTGCGGGCTGACGGATGGGTGAAGATGGCCTCGGCCATGCTTATCACTTCCAATCTGGTTAACCTTGCATTGGACATGCTTTACATAGGGCCTTTGGGTATGGGCATTTCCGGTTCATCACTGGCGACTGTTTCCGGTTATGCTGTGGGCGGACTGTTTTTCTTTGCGTATGCCAAGAGCAGTGAACGCAATCTCGGTTTTGATATGTCAATCTGTATGCATCCGGGGAGACTGCTGAAGAACCTCAAGGAAATAGCGGTGACAGGAGCACCGGCGGCTTTGAGCAGTATCCTGATTACCATCAAGATTTTAGCCATCAATATAATGGTTCAGGATGTGGCTGGGAAAACCGGGGTGATTGCTTTTTCGGTATGCCTGTCCTGTCTTTCTTTTGCTTCCATGTTTATTTCCGGAGCGGCGCAGGCCATGACTCCTATAGTGGGAGTTCTTTACGGGGAAAAGGATTATCTGGGAGTGCGTTTTGTGGTCAAACGGGCCGCGCAGGTCCTGCTTATTTCAGGTGTGATAGTTGTTCTGCTGCTGGAGTTATTTCCCGGAACCGTGCTGCATCTTTTCGGAGTCCGTGCTGCGGAAGTACTCGCCGAAGGAATTCCGGCAGTACGTATTTTTGCGGTCAGCCTCATCGGAACATGTTTCTCTTTTCTGGCCATGTTTTATTACATGACCATCGGCAGGAAGCGTATTT encodes the following:
- a CDS encoding MATE family efflux transporter translates to MNTIAMGARHSGLLDRKYREFFIPTILMSMTTTMSIVVDSIIVGNMLGADALAAVNLALPVMMVYTSVAVMLGFGAATIISVSFGKRQTGYAGEIFSSAIVGMLAISLLLVIGQSLYLESITNILTKEPSLRPLVYDFLEELVYGAPLIILPLGLVYSLRADGWVKMASAMLITSNLVNLALDMLYIGPLGMGISGSSLATVSGYAVGGLFFFAYAKSSERNLGFDMSICMHPGRLLKNLKEIAVTGAPAALSSILITIKILAINIMVQDVAGKTGVIAFSVCLSCLSFASMFISGAAQAMTPIVGVLYGEKDYLGVRFVVKRAAQVLLISGVIVVLLLELFPGTVLHLFGVRAAEVLAEGIPAVRIFAVSLIGTCFSFLAMFYYMTIGRKRISTAISIVQGVAILVPSAYVLSKIMGVSGIWVSFSLAEAGTMLMVYGCYQRMKRNNPGKYDSILLLDKGIGTGDNVFEATGTDDEESVEGIMERLSLFLKEIELQETVAADIRDSVREMLSNVVRHAYPGSRKGFVDVRINDCDGRLIVNLRDSGLQFDPQTVMPENTGNKSGLGLVKDRTNSVEYSRIIGFNNTTLTFVYGQ